One segment of Carya illinoinensis cultivar Pawnee chromosome 1, C.illinoinensisPawnee_v1, whole genome shotgun sequence DNA contains the following:
- the LOC122280941 gene encoding uncharacterized protein LOC122280941 isoform X1 — protein sequence MVSGGSAVEGGETQLLSARVRKTIQSIKEIVGNHSELDIYAVLKETNMDPNETAQKLLNQDPFHEVRRKREKKKESTGYKDSVDPHRHFENVGQEIKFSTHSHRNVRRGGYTRNVLPLNLRQGIKFCVVRDNRVNQNTEKEVKPTSPQRTRSTNEKVIPNVPTKGSFTGTSGSQKPPGGRSSSQTLNGPVDSHPRHARDASSRDSDGKVLEEKQASVPSPNLRVQAAKSNNSQPNPAILASGSSAIGVYSSSTDPVHVPSPDSRSSGTVGAIKREVGVVGVRRQHSDNSVKMSTVLSSSFSKSLLGKDGSTEASRPLNAISRTDDLNQTTETDSVIASMSVSRSFLSNQYSGRPHQQPAGHQKGAHHKIEWKPKSSQKVTVSSPGVIGTPTKSVSPSAENSKDLDSETAKLQDKLSSVNINEHQNVIIAQHIRVPETDRCRLTFGSIGTEFDSSRNLIAGLQAVGTTEESNVEPAMSSLSVSAPESSGDDASGSRLAEAHDSQVRNSGSDSPASVVDSEHQLPDEKESSSPQNLDNYADIGLVRENSPSYAPSESQQHQDPPELPGFSQAYDPQTGYDIPYFRPTMDETMRGQGLPSPQEALSSHTANSIPASTIAMVQQQQQQQQQQSSVAQMYPQVHFPHFANLLPYRQFLPPLYVSPMAMPGYSSNPAYPHPSNGSSYLLMSGGSSHLNASSMKYGVQQFKPVLAGNPTGFGNFTNPTGYINAPGVVGGATGLEDSSRVKYKDSNIYVSNPQAEASEIWIQNPRELPGMHWIQNPRELPGMQSTPYYNMPAQSPHGAYMPSHTGHASFNAAAAQSSHMQFPGMYHPPPQPAAIANPHHLAPAMGGNVGVGVAAAAPGSQVGAYQQAELGHLNWTTNF from the exons ATGGTCTCTGGCGGCTCGGCAGTCGAGGGCGGTGAAACTCAGTTACTTTCTGCGCGTGTGCGCAAGACCATCCAATCAATCAAGGAAATTGTGGGCAATCACTCTGAATTGGATATCTATGCGGTCCTGAAGGAAACTAACATGGATCCTAATGAAACCGCACAGAAATTGCTCAACCAAG ATCCATTTCATGAGgtgaggaggaaaagagagaagaaaaaggag AGTACTGGTTACAAGGACTCTGTGGATCCACATAGGCATTTTGAGAATGTTGGTCAAGAGATAAAATTTTCTACACATTCTCATCGTAATGTCCGAAGAGGAGGCTATACACGGAATGTTTTACCTCTTAATTTAAGACAAG GCATCAAGTTCTGTGTTGTGAGAGATAACAGAGTTAATCAAAACACGGAGAAAGAGGTGAAGCCTACTTCACCACAACGTACAAGATCTACCAATGAGAAAGTGATACCAAATGTTCCTACAAAGGG CAGCTTTACAGGAACCTCAGGCAGCCAGAAGCCTCCTGGTGGACGGAGTTCATCTCAGACTTTGAATGGGCCGGTTGATTCACACCCTAGACATGCTCGAGATGCCAGTTCAAGGGACAGTGATGGGAAGGTACTAGAGGAAAAGCAGGCGTCAGTTCCCAGCCCAAATTTGCGGGTGCAAGCAGCAAAGTCAAACAACTCCCAACCAAATCCTGCAATTCTGGCATCAGGCAGTTCTGCTATTGGGGTGTATTCCTCTTCCACAGATCCAGTTCATGTGCCATCTCCAGATTCCAGGTCTTCAGGCACTGTTGGAGCTATTAAACGGGAAGTTGGTGTTGTTGGTGTTCGCAGACAGCATTCTGACAACTCTGTCAAAATGTCCACTGTGCTTAGTAGTTCTTTCTCAAAGTCACTTTTGGGAAAGGATGGTTCTACAGAAGCATCACGACCTCTCAATGCCATTTCGAGAACTGACGACCTCAACCAAACAACTGAAACTGATTCTGTTATTGCCAGCATGTCCGTAAGCAGATCATTCTTAAGCAACCAATATAGTGGCAGGCCACATCAACAACCTGCGGGTCATCAAAAAG GTGCCCATCATAAAATAGAGTGGAAACCTAAATCAAGCCAAAAGGTGACTGTTAGTAGCCCTGGGGTGATTGGAACACCTACAAAATCTGTTTCACCTTCTGCTGAGAATTCCAAGGATTTGGATTCTGAAACTGCTAAGTTGCAAGATAAGCTTTCTAGTGTAAACATAAATGAGCATCAGAATGTGATCATAGCACAGCATATTCGAGTCCCTGAGACTGATCGCTGTCGGCTCACTTTTGGAAGCATTGGGACAGAGTTTGATTCTTCAAGGAATCTTATTGCTGGACTGCAGGCTGTAGGAACTACAGAAGAATCAAATGTAGAACCTGCTATGAG CAGTTTGTCGGTGTCAGCTCCAGAGTCTTCTGGCGATGATGCTTCTGGCAGCAGGCTGGCAGAGGCACATGATAGCCAAGTTAGAAATTCTGGATCTGATTCTCCAGCTTCTGTAGTGGATTCTGAGCATCAATTGCCTGATGAGAAAGAGTCCTCAAGCCCTCAGAATTTGGACAATTATGCAGATATTGGATTGGTTCGAGAGAACAGTCCATCTTATGCTCCTTCAGAGTCGCAACAGCATCAAGATCCTCCTGAACTACCAGGGTTTTCG CAGGCATATGATCCTCAGACCGGTTATGATATACCCTATTTTAGACCCACAATGGATGAAACTATGCGGGGCCAGGGTTTACCATCTCCTCAGgag GCTTTAAGTTCACATACAGCCAACAGCATCCCTGCATCAACAATTGCCATGgttcagcagcagcagcagcagcagcagcagcaatcATCTGTAGCACAGATGTACCCGCAAGTTCATTTTCCCCATTTTGCCAATCTTTTGCCATACCGCCAATTCCTGCCCCCACTTTATGTTTCACCTATGGCCATGCCTGGCTATTCTAGCAACCCTGCCTATCCCCACCCATCAAATGGTAGCAGTTACTTGCTGATGTCAGGAGGTAGTTCACATCTAAATGCAAGCAGCATGAAGTATGGAGTTCAACAGTTCAAGCCTGTTCTGGCTGGCAATCCCACAGGGTTTGGGAATTTTACCAATCCAACCGGGTATATTAATGCTCCTGGTGTGGTTGGTGGTGCAACTGGGCTCGAAGACTCATCTCGAGTCAAATACAAAGATAGCAACATTTATGTCTCAAATCCGCAG GCCGAGGCATCTGAAATTTGGATTCAAAACCCAAGGGAGCTTCCGGGTATGCATTGGATTCAAAACCCAAGGGAGCTTCCGGGTATGCAATCCACTCCATACTACAACATGCCAGCGCAATCACCCCATGGTGCATATATGCCATCCCACACAGGTCATGCTTCCTTTAATGCAGCTGCTGCACAATCTTCTCACATGCAATTTCCGGGTATGTACCATCCTCCTCCGCAGCCGGCTGCAATTGCTAATCCACACCACTTAGCACCTGCTATGGGTGGTAATGTCGGGGTTGGTGTGGCTGCAGCTGCCCCTGGTTCACAGGTGGGTGCCTATCAACAGGCCGAACTGGGTCATCTCAATTGGACAACCAACTTCTGa